The following coding sequences are from one Desulfosporosinus orientis DSM 765 window:
- a CDS encoding D-alanyl-D-alanine carboxypeptidase family protein yields the protein MRQDRYSFSKPRSRAKFRKTKFIVLLLTIVVIGYAGYSYISSGKPAGDILAFLANKSSGIQTVDSQKNSQNSLPNSPQEGNSTDPDQWFDTLSTEDESYVLIDPSTQHLIYSHNPDLQRAPASTQKLLTGLVAMKTLKETDVVKVGNEVILEGSQLGLKPGDEISVHDLLTALYVHSANDAAAALAVKTSGSIEAFAEEMNKYAVSLGCQNSHFTNPHGLPDPNQYTSARDLSKIAGEFLKNEDLMKYVKQTKAHLQWKDGQGGLHEADVETTNHLLGIYPGSQGLKTGTTTAAGQCLVSYVSRADGDYLLVLLGSQQRFRDTIQLLDKAWEEERGSAALKGLAADPQSLLSSPGIF from the coding sequence TTGAGACAGGATCGTTATAGTTTTAGCAAACCCAGGTCCAGAGCAAAATTCAGAAAAACTAAATTTATAGTTTTATTACTGACCATAGTTGTGATTGGCTATGCTGGTTATTCATACATAAGTTCAGGAAAACCTGCGGGGGATATCCTGGCCTTTTTGGCTAATAAATCTTCAGGTATACAAACCGTAGATTCTCAAAAGAATTCTCAAAATAGCCTTCCAAATAGTCCTCAGGAGGGTAATTCCACGGATCCTGATCAATGGTTTGATACCCTATCCACAGAAGATGAAAGTTATGTTCTCATAGACCCTAGTACTCAGCATCTCATATATTCTCATAATCCTGACCTGCAGCGTGCTCCTGCCAGTACCCAAAAACTTCTGACCGGTCTCGTTGCCATGAAAACCTTGAAGGAGACGGATGTTGTCAAAGTTGGCAATGAAGTGATCCTTGAAGGCTCTCAGTTGGGGCTTAAGCCGGGTGATGAAATTTCTGTCCATGACCTATTAACTGCTTTGTATGTTCACAGTGCCAATGATGCAGCGGCAGCTTTAGCTGTTAAAACAAGTGGGTCAATTGAAGCCTTTGCTGAGGAAATGAATAAATATGCAGTATCTCTGGGCTGCCAAAACAGCCATTTTACCAATCCCCATGGGCTGCCTGACCCAAACCAATATACCAGCGCACGGGATCTGAGTAAAATTGCCGGCGAATTTCTTAAGAATGAAGACTTGATGAAGTACGTCAAACAAACGAAGGCCCATCTGCAATGGAAAGATGGACAGGGAGGGTTACATGAAGCAGACGTTGAAACGACTAATCACCTCCTCGGCATCTATCCTGGCAGCCAAGGGTTAAAAACCGGAACAACGACAGCCGCAGGACAGTGCCTGGTATCCTATGTCTCTAGAGCAGACGGGGATTATTTATTGGTGCTGCTGGGAAGTCAACAGCGTTTCAGGGACACAATCCAACTGCTTGATAAAGCCTGGGAGGAAGAGAGGGGGAGTGCAGCCTTAAAAGGTTTAGCAGCAGATCCTCAATCACTTCTTTCTAGTCCGGGAATATTTTAA
- a CDS encoding M23 family metallopeptidase, protein MRKISKRELIHYSFLIILAMILWKVIHLSPKISPDIYPYLNSISPELVRQCVKDKDTLTSVSYEDLLAIRSTVPEKEAQVLIDQLRTNVPFSSLTCGNISKDRFKAVHRHRQILRENPYYYPNRYLFPVHGEIWYEDSYGADREGGKRRHEGTDIFGKEGTPIISSCGGIIEQLGWNRLGGERVGVRGDDGNYYYYAHLQYISPHLVQGNRIEAGEVIGGMGHTGDALTTPDHLHFGIELPNGQWINPYPFLAVWQLWEDEQAS, encoded by the coding sequence ATGAGGAAGATATCGAAACGTGAGCTTATTCACTATAGCTTTCTTATCATATTAGCAATGATCCTATGGAAAGTAATACATCTATCCCCGAAAATTTCACCGGATATCTACCCCTATCTCAATTCCATTTCCCCGGAACTTGTGCGGCAATGTGTGAAAGATAAAGACACACTGACCTCCGTTTCTTATGAAGATTTGTTAGCTATTCGCTCAACGGTACCGGAAAAAGAGGCTCAAGTTCTGATTGACCAGCTGCGAACCAACGTTCCTTTCTCCAGCTTAACATGCGGCAATATTTCCAAAGACAGGTTTAAAGCAGTGCACAGGCATCGGCAAATCCTCCGGGAAAATCCTTATTACTACCCTAACAGGTATCTATTTCCTGTGCATGGCGAGATATGGTATGAGGATAGCTATGGCGCTGACCGGGAAGGAGGGAAGCGCAGGCATGAAGGTACGGATATTTTCGGGAAAGAAGGTACACCGATTATCAGCAGCTGCGGCGGTATTATTGAGCAATTAGGGTGGAACCGCTTAGGCGGCGAACGGGTTGGTGTGCGGGGTGATGATGGAAACTACTATTATTATGCGCACCTGCAATACATTTCCCCCCATTTAGTGCAGGGCAATCGAATCGAAGCAGGGGAGGTTATAGGAGGAATGGGGCATACGGGGGATGCTTTAACAACCCCTGACCATCTTCATTTTGGAATTGAGCTTCCCAACGGGCAATGGATTAATCCTTACCCATTCCTGGCTGTCTGGCAGCTTTGGGAGGATGAACAGGCATCGTAA
- the lexA gene encoding transcriptional repressor LexA has translation MYPDLSQRQTKILEFIKQEIRKKGYPPAVREIGEAVGLLSSSTVHGHLQTLEDKGYIRRDPTKPRAIEILDSSSETMETKNVVQVPIVGHVTAGQPITAVENIEGTFPLSTDFVRQDNVFMLKVQGESMIGAGILDGDYIIVRQQNQARNGEIVVALIGDEATVKRFYKERTLIRLQPENPSMDPIYSQDVSILGKVVGVFRTL, from the coding sequence ATGTATCCTGATTTGTCCCAACGACAAACTAAAATCTTAGAATTCATCAAACAAGAAATTCGTAAAAAAGGATATCCACCGGCAGTAAGAGAAATCGGCGAAGCTGTTGGCTTACTTTCCAGCTCAACAGTCCACGGCCACCTGCAAACACTTGAAGATAAAGGGTACATCCGCCGTGACCCAACCAAACCCCGGGCTATTGAGATTTTAGACAGTTCCAGTGAAACCATGGAAACGAAAAACGTCGTTCAAGTTCCTATTGTTGGGCATGTTACAGCGGGCCAGCCTATTACAGCCGTGGAAAACATCGAAGGCACCTTTCCCCTGTCAACGGATTTTGTCCGCCAGGACAACGTCTTTATGCTGAAAGTTCAGGGGGAAAGCATGATTGGCGCTGGAATCTTAGATGGAGATTACATTATCGTCCGCCAGCAGAATCAGGCGCGAAACGGAGAAATTGTTGTCGCCTTAATCGGTGATGAAGCAACGGTTAAACGTTTTTACAAAGAAAGAACTCTTATCCGGCTCCAGCCTGAGAATCCCAGTATGGATCCCATCTACTCTCAAGATGTCTCCATTCTCGGCAAAGTAGTCGGTGTCTTTCGAACCCTGTAA
- a CDS encoding D-alanine--D-alanine ligase family protein, which translates to MDDHKLKVVLLFGGRSGEHEVSLNSAGSIYNAIDRSRYQVETIGISKEGRWFWGVLPDQLIEQGFPHNDDGTQVTLVIDPTNPRFIRLDGGALPNQGKFDLVFPVLHGPYGEDGTLQGLLEMANVPYVGSGVLGSSLGMDKDRMKAVFQEKNLQQARYITLLRSEFEFQQESCLNAIEEKLGYPCFVKPANLGSSVGISKAHHREELLEALKTAASFDRKMVIEEAITGHEVEVSVLGNEHLQASLPGEILPAHEFYSYEAKYSDIGSRLLIPAELNDSVIKELQSMAMEAFRAVEANGLGRVDFFVTADNEIYLNEINTLPGFTEISMYPKLWEATGIPYGELINQLIALGLERFKDRQRSKIS; encoded by the coding sequence GTGGATGATCACAAACTGAAGGTTGTTCTATTGTTTGGGGGCCGCTCCGGAGAGCACGAGGTATCCTTAAATTCTGCCGGGTCAATTTATAATGCCATTGACCGAAGCCGTTATCAGGTTGAGACTATTGGCATCAGTAAAGAGGGGCGCTGGTTTTGGGGAGTTTTGCCGGATCAACTGATTGAACAGGGTTTTCCTCATAATGATGATGGGACACAAGTTACTTTGGTAATTGATCCCACCAACCCGCGCTTTATAAGATTAGATGGCGGTGCTCTGCCTAACCAGGGAAAATTCGATTTGGTTTTTCCTGTGCTTCATGGGCCTTACGGTGAAGACGGGACTTTGCAGGGGCTATTAGAAATGGCCAATGTCCCTTATGTGGGTTCGGGAGTGTTAGGATCTTCTCTGGGTATGGATAAGGACCGGATGAAAGCAGTCTTTCAGGAAAAAAATCTTCAGCAGGCACGCTATATTACTTTGCTGCGTTCAGAATTTGAGTTCCAGCAAGAGTCTTGTTTAAATGCTATCGAAGAAAAGCTGGGTTATCCTTGTTTTGTAAAACCGGCTAATCTCGGTTCCAGTGTGGGGATATCCAAAGCTCATCATCGTGAGGAACTGCTGGAGGCCTTAAAGACTGCGGCCAGCTTTGACCGCAAAATGGTTATTGAAGAGGCCATTACAGGCCATGAAGTGGAAGTCTCAGTTTTAGGGAATGAGCACCTGCAAGCATCCCTTCCTGGAGAAATCTTGCCGGCCCATGAGTTCTATAGTTATGAAGCCAAATATTCGGATATCGGTTCCAGGCTCTTGATTCCTGCCGAGCTTAATGATTCCGTCATCAAGGAGCTGCAAAGCATGGCTATGGAAGCTTTTCGGGCTGTAGAAGCCAACGGTTTGGGGCGGGTGGACTTTTTTGTCACGGCGGACAATGAAATTTATCTTAATGAAATCAATACCTTGCCGGGCTTTACGGAGATTTCTATGTATCCTAAGCTCTGGGAAGCCACGGGAATCCCTTATGGGGAATTGATTAATCAATTGATTGCTTTGGGGTTGGAACGGTTTAAGGATCGGCAGAGGAGTAAGATATCCTGA
- the lepB gene encoding signal peptidase I, with product MEESEKPKSSARFLLELLEIVLIAFALSWVLRTYVIEARKIPTGSMLPTIQLEDRVIVDKFFFKRFDHIVEGDIVVFHPPPSAHATDDYIKRVIGLPGDKVEIKNGTTYINDKPLNEPYILEKPKSDFGPIVVPQGNVFVMGDNRNNSADSREWGFLPEENITGRTLFRYWPLNTFGALAR from the coding sequence ATGGAAGAGTCAGAGAAACCAAAAAGTTCCGCCCGGTTTTTATTAGAACTCCTGGAAATTGTCCTTATTGCCTTTGCACTTTCTTGGGTTCTGCGTACCTATGTTATTGAAGCCCGCAAAATTCCTACAGGTTCAATGCTGCCGACGATTCAGCTGGAAGACCGGGTGATTGTGGACAAGTTCTTCTTTAAAAGGTTTGATCATATTGTCGAAGGGGATATTGTTGTATTTCATCCGCCTCCGAGTGCCCACGCCACAGACGATTATATCAAGAGAGTCATAGGTTTACCGGGAGATAAAGTTGAAATTAAGAACGGGACCACCTACATTAATGATAAACCTCTTAATGAACCCTATATCTTAGAAAAACCGAAAAGTGACTTTGGTCCGATTGTCGTCCCCCAGGGTAATGTTTTTGTCATGGGCGACAATCGCAATAATAGTGCTGATTCAAGAGAATGGGGATTTTTGCCCGAGGAAAACATTACTGGAAGAACTCTATTTCGGTATTGGCCATTGAATACATTTGGAGCTCTTGCCCGTTAG
- a CDS encoding aminotransferase class I/II-fold pyridoxal phosphate-dependent enzyme, with protein MYKDPEWPKNISDAVIEAESALARQLPVLEEIASLNHEKVLKAFQEERVSSYHLNGTTGYGLGDTGREVLDRIVARILGTEAALVRGQFVSGTHAIAAALFGVLRPGDHVISVSGNPYDTLEEVIGLRGKGQGSLLDFGISHETVDLDSQGELQLDLIKERITDKTRMLMVQRSRGYAWRNSLRIAQLKELVDAVKPEHPQIIIFVDNCYGELVERQEPGDVGADLMAGSLIKNLGGSIAPTGGYVAGRADLVELSAQRLTAPGVGEYMGATLEWQRLFYQGLFFSPLTVSEAIKGSVFSAAFWRALGFEVHPAPETPRTDLIQAVKLGSRERMIAFCQGLQKGSPIDSHVLPIPSGMPGYDDEVIMAGGTFIQGSTSEFSADGPLREPYIAYQQGGISYQYVRMGNILAALNLWQQGLLSK; from the coding sequence TTGTATAAGGATCCTGAATGGCCAAAGAATATTAGCGACGCAGTCATTGAAGCAGAATCTGCTCTTGCCCGACAACTACCAGTCTTAGAGGAAATAGCCAGTCTAAACCATGAAAAAGTTCTCAAAGCTTTTCAGGAGGAGAGAGTTTCCTCTTATCATCTGAACGGAACCACGGGCTATGGTTTAGGAGATACAGGACGGGAAGTTCTGGACCGCATTGTTGCCCGGATTTTAGGTACGGAAGCCGCTCTGGTGCGCGGTCAGTTTGTCTCAGGTACCCACGCCATTGCAGCAGCTTTATTTGGCGTTTTGCGCCCGGGAGATCATGTTATTTCCGTAAGCGGAAACCCCTACGATACCCTGGAAGAAGTCATTGGTTTGAGGGGAAAAGGACAGGGCAGCCTGCTCGACTTTGGCATATCCCATGAGACGGTAGATTTAGACTCTCAAGGAGAATTGCAGCTGGACCTGATTAAGGAACGGATTACAGATAAAACCCGAATGTTAATGGTTCAGCGTTCCCGAGGCTATGCTTGGAGAAATTCTCTCAGGATTGCTCAGCTGAAAGAGCTGGTGGATGCTGTAAAACCCGAGCATCCCCAGATCATTATTTTCGTGGATAACTGTTATGGAGAGCTTGTTGAAAGACAAGAGCCCGGCGATGTAGGTGCGGATCTCATGGCAGGGTCCTTAATCAAAAATTTAGGCGGCAGTATAGCACCTACAGGAGGGTATGTAGCAGGGCGGGCAGACTTAGTGGAGCTAAGTGCCCAGCGTTTAACAGCCCCGGGTGTCGGGGAGTATATGGGGGCAACTTTGGAATGGCAGCGATTGTTTTATCAAGGGCTATTCTTTAGTCCTTTAACTGTTTCTGAAGCCATTAAAGGCTCTGTTTTTTCTGCAGCCTTTTGGCGGGCTTTAGGGTTTGAAGTTCATCCGGCGCCGGAAACCCCCAGGACCGACCTGATTCAGGCCGTCAAACTGGGGTCCAGGGAGAGAATGATTGCTTTCTGCCAAGGCCTGCAAAAAGGTTCTCCTATTGATTCTCATGTTCTGCCCATCCCATCCGGAATGCCGGGTTATGATGATGAAGTGATCATGGCGGGAGGAACTTTTATTCAAGGTTCTACCAGTGAATTTTCAGCGGATGGACCTCTCCGCGAACCTTATATTGCATACCAGCAGGGGGGCATATCCTATCAATACGTTCGTATGGGCAATATCTTAGCTGCTTTAAACCTCTGGCAGCAGGGACTCTTAAGTAAGTAA
- the hflX gene encoding GTPase HflX, whose protein sequence is MDISGDLSGIRASQLQELKALEDIKTEPSQLINPGILRELIQLTRLWNREIAVYLSRSGRLLAAAVGRHAQVTLPQIKRRSQGKHLRCIHTHPSGNFQLSSLDYSALTSLELESMAAVGALEGKLTGIQMAFLREEGPPYTLELSPQDWHHFDYQDCLGSLSSFRPAKSKKVTPKNARERAFLIALQDSELDTYEDLLELRELARTAGVDVVGELVQLRRYGQSRSYFGRGKLEELLHRLQESEANVLICDDELSPTQMRTLEMETGLKVLDRTGLILDIFAQRARSREGKLQVELAQLKHLLPYLTGQGQALSRLGGGVGTRGPGETKLELDRRRMRDRINHLEKELKQVLQHRDVQRRQRTRSGLPIIALVGYTNTGKTTFMKLAMEQAGSRSDIPMGENKLFATLDPIVRGIKIDSSLEVLLSDTVGFIRKLPTQLLRAFIATLEEVQQADALIHVIDASHRQALEHAETVRDVLDQLGCLDKPAITLLNKIDKIKPEDEPELEDLEKYFPYPVKISLTRGDSLKPVWEILSSLLKHE, encoded by the coding sequence ATGGACATTTCAGGAGACTTGTCGGGGATTCGGGCAAGTCAGTTACAAGAGCTAAAAGCCTTAGAGGACATAAAAACAGAGCCTTCCCAACTTATTAATCCCGGGATTCTCAGGGAACTTATCCAGCTTACCCGGCTTTGGAACCGTGAAATTGCTGTCTATCTTTCCCGTTCCGGTAGGCTGCTGGCTGCTGCCGTGGGCCGTCACGCTCAGGTAACTCTGCCCCAGATTAAACGCAGGTCTCAAGGCAAACACCTGCGCTGTATTCACACCCATCCCAGTGGGAATTTCCAGTTAAGCTCCTTGGATTATAGTGCCTTAACATCCCTTGAGCTGGAAAGCATGGCCGCGGTGGGGGCTTTGGAAGGTAAGCTGACGGGAATTCAGATGGCTTTCCTGAGGGAGGAGGGGCCTCCTTACACCCTTGAACTAAGTCCTCAAGATTGGCATCACTTCGATTATCAGGACTGCCTTGGCAGTCTTTCCAGTTTTAGGCCGGCTAAGTCCAAGAAAGTGACCCCTAAAAACGCCAGGGAACGTGCTTTTTTAATTGCTCTCCAAGACAGCGAACTGGATACCTATGAAGATTTACTGGAGCTTCGGGAGTTGGCTCGAACTGCCGGAGTGGATGTGGTCGGGGAATTGGTTCAGCTTAGGCGATACGGCCAGTCCCGCAGTTATTTTGGTCGGGGAAAGTTGGAGGAGCTTCTTCATCGACTGCAGGAATCCGAGGCCAATGTACTGATCTGTGATGATGAACTTTCCCCAACTCAGATGCGCACTCTGGAAATGGAAACAGGACTTAAAGTACTGGACAGAACCGGCTTAATTTTAGATATCTTTGCCCAGCGGGCGCGCTCCCGCGAGGGTAAGCTTCAAGTGGAATTAGCCCAGCTTAAACATCTCTTGCCCTATTTAACAGGCCAGGGACAAGCACTTTCCCGTTTAGGAGGGGGAGTTGGAACCAGGGGACCTGGAGAGACGAAACTTGAACTTGACCGCAGGCGGATGAGAGACCGGATCAATCATTTGGAAAAAGAGTTAAAACAGGTGCTGCAGCACCGGGATGTTCAGCGCCGGCAGCGAACTCGCAGCGGACTACCTATTATTGCTCTGGTGGGGTATACTAATACAGGGAAAACTACCTTTATGAAACTAGCCATGGAGCAGGCTGGCAGCCGATCAGATATACCCATGGGTGAGAATAAATTATTTGCCACCCTGGACCCGATTGTGCGGGGTATTAAGATCGATTCTTCCTTGGAAGTCCTCCTCAGTGATACTGTTGGCTTCATTCGTAAATTGCCAACCCAATTGCTCCGGGCCTTTATCGCTACTTTAGAAGAAGTTCAGCAAGCAGATGCCTTAATCCATGTGATTGACGCCAGTCACCGGCAGGCTTTGGAACATGCTGAAACTGTTCGTGACGTTCTGGATCAGCTGGGCTGCTTAGATAAACCCGCTATCACCCTCTTAAATAAAATCGATAAAATCAAACCTGAAGATGAGCCTGAACTAGAGGACTTAGAGAAATATTTTCCCTATCCTGTTAAAATTTCTCTCACCCGGGGAGACTCTCTTAAGCCGGTATGGGAAATACTCAGCTCATTACTGAAGCATGAATAA
- the spoVK gene encoding stage V sporulation protein K, giving the protein MTIRIKFGPDNQIPPVIQTPKPPKTQDTHTPASDLTGIGRARKTNSSALDKDKDKEKDKDKNRVLEILDELDSYIGLELVKRLIRDLQAFVEIQKRRTQEKLVAEPLVLHMIFKGNPGTGKTTVARLVGRLFKEMGVLQKGHIIECERADLVGEYIGHTAQKTREQVKKALGGVLFIDEAYSLARGGEKDFGKEAIDALVKAMEDNKDNLVLILAGYSQEMDWFLQTNPGLRSRFPIHIDFPDYTIEELLAIAKSMLKTRQYTLTTEAEDTLRYHLQCLLSSHRYAGNARLVRNLVEKTVRKQAVRLFQKSSSSRDELIQILPEDITLENL; this is encoded by the coding sequence ATGACAATCAGAATAAAGTTTGGACCGGACAACCAGATTCCTCCGGTTATTCAGACACCCAAGCCCCCCAAAACCCAAGATACACATACACCGGCTTCAGATTTAACGGGGATTGGGCGTGCACGCAAAACCAACTCTTCAGCCCTTGATAAAGATAAGGACAAAGAAAAAGACAAGGATAAAAACAGAGTTTTAGAAATCCTTGATGAATTAGATTCCTATATTGGCTTAGAACTAGTAAAACGTCTGATTCGTGATTTACAAGCATTTGTAGAAATCCAGAAAAGACGCACCCAGGAAAAACTCGTGGCAGAACCACTGGTCCTACATATGATTTTTAAAGGGAACCCCGGAACGGGCAAGACAACAGTGGCACGCTTGGTCGGGCGACTGTTTAAAGAAATGGGAGTTTTACAAAAAGGACATATTATTGAATGTGAACGGGCAGATCTGGTTGGCGAATATATTGGTCATACGGCGCAAAAGACGCGAGAACAAGTCAAGAAGGCCTTAGGAGGAGTTTTGTTTATTGATGAAGCTTACTCTCTGGCCCGGGGCGGGGAAAAGGATTTTGGCAAGGAAGCCATTGATGCTTTAGTCAAAGCCATGGAAGACAATAAAGATAATCTCGTATTGATTTTAGCCGGCTATAGTCAGGAAATGGATTGGTTTTTACAAACCAACCCCGGATTAAGGTCACGCTTTCCTATTCACATCGATTTTCCGGACTACACTATAGAGGAATTGCTGGCTATCGCTAAATCCATGCTGAAAACTCGTCAATATACCTTAACCACAGAAGCCGAGGATACTCTGCGCTACCATTTGCAATGCCTGTTAAGTTCTCATCGTTACGCCGGAAATGCCCGCTTGGTGCGCAATCTTGTTGAAAAAACCGTCAGAAAGCAGGCTGTTCGTTTGTTTCAAAAGTCCAGCTCCAGCCGGGATGAACTTATTCAGATTCTGCCTGAGGATATAACCTTGGAAAATCTATAA
- the typA gene encoding translational GTPase TypA has translation METRNLRNIAIIAHVDHGKTTLVDAMLKQSGTFRANQQVVERVMDSNDLERERGITILSKNTAVHWQGTKINIIDTPGHADFGGEVERVLQMVNGVLLIVDSYEGPMPQTRFVLRKALELKLVPIVVINKIDRPDARPEEVVDEVLDLFIELGADDDQLDFPVVYASARTGIAGLAHDDLSDSLEPLFSVILDHIPAPVVDLDAPFQMLVTTLDYDDYVGKIVVGRIVRGKITQNENVTLIKRDESFERTKVGKVMVFEGLKREVVSEASAGEIVALTGLTSANIGETVACALNPEALPTIEVDEPTLSMNFMVNNSPFAGREGHFVTSRKIRERLWKEVETNVSLRVEETDSADCFKVSGRGELHLSILIENMRREGYELQVSKPEVIYKMIDGVKCEPMEYLICDLQESSLGAIMELLGKRKAEMVNMTNLSATQLRVEFRIPARGLIGFRGEFLTQTRGEGMMSHVFLGYEPYKGEIPGRNRGVLIAFEEGETNAYGLYSAQERGTLFVDPGLHVYGGMIVGENKREQDIEVNVCKKKQLTNMRTSSADEALRLDKPRELSLEQSLEFINDDELVEITPKSIRLRKKFLDHTSRVRYAKSLTGK, from the coding sequence ATGGAAACTCGAAATTTACGCAACATTGCAATTATCGCTCACGTTGATCATGGTAAAACAACACTTGTAGACGCCATGTTAAAACAAAGTGGAACTTTCCGAGCAAATCAGCAAGTAGTCGAACGTGTTATGGATTCCAATGATTTAGAGCGTGAACGCGGCATTACGATTTTGTCCAAAAACACCGCAGTCCATTGGCAAGGAACGAAGATCAACATTATTGATACACCGGGCCACGCCGACTTCGGCGGTGAAGTGGAACGGGTACTGCAAATGGTCAATGGGGTACTTCTGATTGTTGATTCTTATGAGGGTCCTATGCCTCAAACCCGTTTTGTTTTACGCAAGGCTTTGGAACTGAAGCTTGTTCCAATAGTTGTCATTAACAAGATCGACCGTCCGGACGCCCGCCCTGAGGAGGTTGTTGACGAAGTTCTGGATCTCTTTATTGAACTTGGTGCCGACGACGACCAACTGGATTTCCCTGTCGTCTATGCTTCTGCCCGTACAGGCATAGCAGGACTGGCTCATGATGACTTAAGCGACTCTTTAGAACCTTTATTTTCTGTGATTTTAGATCATATACCCGCACCAGTGGTGGATCTGGATGCACCTTTCCAGATGCTGGTTACAACCCTGGACTATGATGATTATGTTGGAAAAATCGTAGTTGGCCGGATTGTCCGGGGGAAAATAACTCAAAATGAAAACGTTACCTTAATTAAACGCGACGAGAGTTTTGAACGAACCAAAGTGGGTAAAGTCATGGTTTTTGAAGGTCTTAAACGGGAAGTGGTTTCCGAAGCTTCGGCGGGAGAGATCGTGGCCCTGACCGGTTTAACAAGTGCCAATATCGGAGAAACCGTAGCCTGCGCCTTGAATCCGGAAGCATTGCCCACCATTGAAGTGGATGAGCCCACACTGTCCATGAATTTCATGGTCAATAACAGTCCCTTTGCCGGTCGGGAAGGTCATTTTGTAACTTCCCGGAAAATACGGGAACGTCTTTGGAAAGAAGTAGAGACCAATGTCAGCTTGCGCGTTGAAGAGACAGATTCTGCCGATTGCTTTAAAGTATCCGGCCGGGGTGAACTCCATCTTTCCATTCTTATTGAAAATATGCGTCGTGAAGGGTATGAACTTCAAGTTTCTAAACCCGAAGTTATTTATAAAATGATTGACGGCGTCAAATGCGAACCCATGGAATATTTGATCTGCGATCTTCAGGAAAGCTCATTAGGCGCTATTATGGAGCTGCTGGGTAAGCGCAAAGCAGAAATGGTCAATATGACCAACCTTTCCGCAACCCAACTGCGGGTTGAGTTTCGCATCCCTGCCCGGGGCCTGATTGGCTTCCGGGGCGAGTTTTTAACCCAGACCCGGGGAGAAGGAATGATGAGCCATGTGTTCCTGGGCTATGAACCTTATAAAGGTGAAATCCCCGGGCGTAACCGCGGAGTCCTCATTGCCTTTGAAGAAGGAGAAACCAATGCATACGGGCTTTATTCTGCTCAGGAGAGGGGCACTTTGTTTGTTGATCCCGGTCTCCACGTCTATGGCGGCATGATCGTGGGAGAGAACAAGCGGGAGCAGGACATTGAAGTTAACGTTTGTAAGAAAAAACAGCTGACCAATATGCGTACCAGTTCCGCTGATGAAGCTCTGCGTCTGGATAAGCCCAGGGAGCTTTCCTTGGAACAATCCCTGGAATTCATTAATGACGATGAGTTAGTGGAGATTACACCTAAAAGTATTCGCTTACGCAAGAAATTTTTAGATCATACCTCCCGGGTTCGTTATGCAAAAAGTTTAACAGGGAAATAA
- the hfq gene encoding RNA chaperone Hfq: MNKSPINLQDTFLNQIRKENLPVTIYLVNGFQLKGLIKGFDNFTVIIEFEGRQQMVYKHAISTVMPIRPINLAALNAAEGNSGTQK; the protein is encoded by the coding sequence ATGAACAAATCGCCCATCAATTTACAAGATACCTTTTTAAATCAAATACGTAAAGAAAACCTCCCGGTGACCATTTACTTGGTTAACGGATTTCAGCTTAAAGGACTCATAAAAGGTTTCGATAACTTTACCGTTATCATCGAGTTTGAAGGCAGACAACAAATGGTCTATAAGCATGCCATTTCTACAGTCATGCCCATTCGTCCCATTAATCTTGCGGCTTTAAATGCTGCCGAAGGAAATTCCGGTACACAAAAATAA